From the Candidatus Zixiibacteriota bacterium genome, one window contains:
- a CDS encoding adenylosuccinate synthase, which translates to MPNRVVLGAQWGDEGKGKIVDILAAQADWVVRYSGGANAGHTVKIDDHRFALHLVPTGMLIPSVHCLIGNGVVIDLPCLFAELDQLAGEGIKIAGRLQVAANAHLVLPHHKLLEAQAEELCDDAARIGTTMRGIGPAYADKIARRGIRAADLADTDRLRQRLDAAIGYWDRVSHGWLSQKGCNVESVLAELRPHQARLVPMLTDASLAVQSAMHGGKSILFEGAQGTLLDIDFGTYPYVTSSNTTIGGAFTGLGIPPRAIDQVIGVVKAYTTRVGRGPFPTELTDSVGALLQERGLEYGTTTGRKRRCGWLDLVALKYAVRISGITHIALTKLDVLDTLAEISVCVAYDDNGTISPEVPMDLSRLDQITPIYQRLPGWQSPSVGLTNCDRLPDHAKQYLHFICDTLGVEPLMVSTGAGREETIVCG; encoded by the coding sequence ATGCCGAATCGCGTGGTGCTGGGTGCCCAGTGGGGCGATGAAGGCAAAGGGAAGATCGTCGACATATTGGCGGCGCAGGCCGACTGGGTCGTGCGCTACTCGGGCGGCGCCAATGCGGGGCACACGGTCAAGATCGACGATCATCGCTTTGCGTTGCATCTGGTCCCCACTGGGATGTTGATACCGTCGGTTCATTGCCTGATCGGCAACGGCGTCGTGATCGATCTGCCCTGCCTGTTCGCGGAACTGGATCAACTGGCCGGCGAAGGAATCAAGATCGCAGGGCGTCTGCAAGTGGCGGCCAATGCGCATCTGGTGCTTCCCCATCACAAGTTGCTGGAAGCCCAGGCCGAGGAACTGTGCGACGATGCCGCCCGGATCGGCACCACGATGCGCGGGATCGGCCCGGCCTATGCCGATAAGATCGCGCGACGCGGCATCCGCGCCGCCGACCTGGCCGACACCGACCGTCTACGCCAGCGTCTCGATGCGGCCATTGGATACTGGGATCGGGTCAGCCATGGCTGGCTGTCGCAGAAGGGATGTAACGTCGAAAGTGTTCTGGCCGAGCTGCGTCCGCATCAGGCGCGTCTGGTCCCGATGCTGACCGATGCCTCGCTGGCGGTGCAGAGCGCGATGCACGGTGGAAAGTCGATTCTGTTCGAAGGGGCGCAGGGGACACTGCTCGACATCGACTTCGGCACCTATCCCTATGTCACCTCGTCGAACACGACCATCGGCGGCGCGTTCACCGGGCTGGGGATTCCGCCGCGCGCGATCGATCAGGTGATCGGCGTCGTGAAGGCGTACACCACGCGGGTCGGCCGCGGGCCGTTTCCGACCGAGTTGACCGATTCGGTCGGCGCGTTGCTCCAGGAACGCGGGCTGGAGTATGGCACGACCACTGGGCGCAAACGTCGTTGTGGATGGCTCGATCTGGTCGCGCTCAAGTACGCGGTGCGGATCAGCGGCATCACCCACATCGCGCTCACCAAGCTCGATGTCCTCGACACGCTCGCCGAGATTTCGGTCTGTGTTGCATATGATGACAACGGCACGATCTCGCCGGAAGTGCCGATGGATCTGTCCCGCCTCGATCAAATCACACCGATCTACCAGCGCCTCCCCGGCTGGCAATCTCCGAGTGTCGGTCTGACCAACTGCGACCGTCTCCCTGACCACGCGAAGCAGTACCTGCATTTCATCTGCGACACGCTCGGCGTCGAACCGCTCATGGTTTCCACCGGCGCCGGCCGGGAGGAGACGATTGTGTGCGGGTGA
- a CDS encoding SDR family NAD(P)-dependent oxidoreductase, with protein sequence MRQLDGIRVLVTGAGGFIGSHLVERLLAEGAHVRAFLRYDSQNRLGHLAELSPDQAAKIEIARGDLKDPEAVRRAVDGCEIVFHLGALIAIPFSYQNPTDYVQTNILGTLHVLNACRDLGVRRLIHTSTSEVYGTARTIPITLDHPRQAQSPYSASKIAADALAKSYACSFDLPVVILRPFNTFGPRQSPRAVIPTIVCQALAGDEVRLGSTHPTRDFLYVSDTVNGFLAAATAPDLPPGIELQIGTGIETSIADIVKTTGELVGRSLKIVSEDQRVRPSASEVERLLCDPSEAQRLLHWSPSVPFRDGLRCVVDSMRTQSSATDAVHRDAGSYVV encoded by the coding sequence GTGCGGCAATTGGATGGCATTCGTGTACTGGTCACCGGCGCGGGCGGATTCATCGGCTCGCATTTGGTCGAGCGGCTGCTTGCCGAGGGCGCACACGTGCGCGCCTTTCTGCGCTATGATTCGCAGAATCGCCTCGGACATCTGGCCGAACTGTCCCCGGATCAGGCCGCGAAGATCGAAATCGCCCGAGGCGATCTCAAAGATCCGGAGGCGGTGCGTCGGGCGGTCGACGGCTGCGAAATCGTCTTCCACCTCGGCGCCCTGATTGCGATTCCCTTCTCGTACCAGAATCCGACCGACTACGTGCAGACCAACATTCTGGGGACGCTGCATGTTCTCAATGCCTGCCGCGATCTGGGTGTGCGGCGTCTGATTCACACCTCGACCTCCGAAGTCTACGGCACCGCGCGCACGATCCCGATCACGCTCGATCATCCCCGCCAGGCGCAATCGCCCTATTCGGCCTCGAAGATCGCCGCCGATGCGCTGGCCAAATCGTACGCCTGTTCCTTTGATCTGCCGGTCGTGATTCTGCGTCCCTTCAACACATTCGGGCCGCGTCAATCGCCCCGCGCGGTCATTCCCACGATTGTCTGTCAGGCGTTGGCGGGAGACGAAGTCAGGCTCGGCTCCACCCATCCGACCCGCGACTTCCTCTATGTGAGCGACACAGTCAACGGCTTCCTCGCCGCCGCCACCGCGCCCGATCTGCCGCCGGGAATCGAATTGCAGATCGGCACCGGAATCGAAACGTCGATTGCCGATATAGTGAAGACGACCGGCGAACTGGTCGGACGGTCGTTGAAGATCGTCAGCGAAGATCAGCGCGTCCGCCCCTCCGCCTCCGAAGTCGAACGCCTCCTGTGTGACCCCTCCGAGGCCCAGCGACTTCTGCACTGGTCGCCGTCGGTGCCATTCCGCGACGGCCTGCGTTGTGTCGTCGATTCCATGCGTACCCAATCGTCGGCAACCGACGCGGTGCATCGTGACGCCGGATCGTATGTCGTGTGA
- the yihA gene encoding ribosome biogenesis GTP-binding protein YihA/YsxC: MEARYLTSVYNAADLPRDRKVEIAVAGKSNVGKSSLLNRLVKRRGLAKTSQTPGKTRCLNYFVVEPDKSASFYLVDLPGYGYAKVSQTMRKDWAGLIEAYLNEPDRPAGLIALFDARREPTSVDEDWLAWLGLWGRPFLVVLTKSDKVSGNARAQAIRRWTLAGPAGAIAPVTASALTGEGTDKIWQWMDGVRRRRPG; this comes from the coding sequence ATGGAAGCCCGCTATCTGACGAGCGTCTACAACGCCGCCGATCTGCCCCGCGACCGCAAAGTCGAGATCGCGGTCGCCGGGAAGTCGAACGTGGGGAAATCATCGCTGCTGAATCGGCTGGTCAAACGGCGCGGCCTGGCCAAAACATCGCAGACACCGGGGAAGACCCGATGCCTGAACTACTTCGTCGTCGAGCCGGACAAGAGCGCGTCGTTCTATCTCGTGGACCTGCCGGGATACGGCTATGCAAAAGTGTCGCAGACGATGCGCAAGGACTGGGCGGGATTGATCGAAGCGTATCTGAATGAACCCGACCGTCCGGCGGGGCTGATCGCTCTTTTCGATGCGCGGCGCGAACCGACGTCGGTCGACGAGGACTGGCTGGCGTGGCTGGGTCTCTGGGGGCGGCCATTCCTGGTTGTGCTGACCAAGTCGGACAAGGTATCGGGTAACGCCCGTGCCCAGGCGATCCGGCGTTGGACGCTCGCCGGACCGGCGGGGGCGATCGCGCCGGTGACCGCCTCGGCCTTGACCGGCGAGGGGACCGACAAGATCTGGCAATGGATGGACGGCGTGCGCCGGAGACGACCTGGGTAG